The window TTCTTTGACTCACATGTTTCAAACATAGCAACTTCATTACAATAAAACAGAAATTGCATAATCAAAATGGAAATATTTCTTGCGTACGCATGAACATTcttatatattgacaaatatatgcaGTAtacaatatgtatatataattgtaAAACTATATAACAGTAAACTGGGGGTTCATGCATTAtgatgaatgttttcatgctatcaggagtttataaaatatcaaatttgtgttttagaagaacctgattggctgaaaaaagaaacaaagcctTTGAATAATAGTTATAGAAGAACCTCCTCCATGAACGTTCAATTCTTTAGTTTTAGCAAgagtgtgctgataacgtgttgtagaccTATTTAACTAAAGAATTATAGGGAGAGAGAGGCTGCAGCAGTAGAGAAAGAGACGAGAATTGGTGGATTCTAATGTGTTTGAGGTGTACATTATTTCACCCCCATTATGCCTTTTTTTATAGTAGTAATTAAGAAAGAGAGAAGCATTGTCTTTCAAGTAACAGAAATATGACACTATCTTAAAGCTACCCAGTTGTTTCTGCGTGCGGCAATTATAAATGTTCCATGCGTAAAAGAAAACACAGCAACTTAGGGTACTTTTGAGTGAGGAATTTATATAGGTCCCAATAATTTAGGTCTCGTGAGGAAGAAATACCTTGCAATAGTTTACATATGAGGAATTATGAATGCATTACATACAGTCATTGCAAATGTATATGTAAATGAGATTTACAAATAACACATTCTATGTAGAAAATTGCATATCTCTCTCACGAGTCATGAGATTTATTCTACATTTTGTGATCTATTCCTTACTAACCTGTTCTCAATCCCTCAACTAAACATAGCCTTAGCAAATTCTGCTATGTCcagtaaagaaaagaaaacggaGCTTCACATGGATTAGTAAGTATGGACTTCATTAGACAAAAATGGACCTCACATTACATGTTTTTGTATGGTTACATAATGACATACCCTGAGCCCAATAATCACAAGTTACGAAGTCGTAATGTGTTGGCCATCACTAAATTGACAATATGACCCCATCATAAGAGGACATCACAAAGCCAACTTAATGACGAAGCCATTGTAAAATAATTATGATGCGAATAAATTTGAATGAAAAGTTCATTATTAATAATCAAAGTcgtctacaaaacaaaaccaattcaaCTTCGCCACTTGTGGACACATGTTCAGGGATATAATCTCACTATTATAACATCAATCCAGAGCAGAAAGTAGTTCACACAACAGTTAACACAATAAAGTGTAGTGTGGTGCATAATCAAAAGTACAATTACGCGATTATTACAAACTAGATAAAACTATAGTAAAGGAATCATCACCAAATCCAAAGGTGAAAGCCTCACTGCCAAGCCCACTCACCACTCCCAGGGTTATCTTTTTGTTCTTGCTATGTCCTAAGGGGTTGAAAAACAAAGTGTGAGTGGATCAAGTTTATCTAGTTAAAATCATTCGAAAATAATAACCCCCGTTCTGAAATCACAATATAGTCAAAACTACATACATATAGTACTACCATAATTAATAGTAACCCGATTCATATCACAAGCTCGTCATATCAAAGAAAATAGTATCAATCACACAATCAAAGTAAATCAAGTTGTATAGCAAGCAGGTGAAATTGCATCTACTTGATCAATGACTAGCCTCCACTAGCGAATCAAACCTCTACTAGAAATATCAGTACCTGCAATGAACCTACAGCCGTAGCTAGCTATACATCATGTATGATAATCATGTGGTGAAAATAAATCACCAATAGTCTTAAGATATCATTTAAACTAATCATACTTAAGACTCATCGAAGACTAacaacactactacaaaagagaCTATATCTGGCGGTGTGAAAACCGACAAGAAACACTAATTAGTGTCAGATTTATGGTAAAAATCCACATCAAGTCATGCAATGTCAAATAGGGGAACCAACACCATTGCTAACGTCACGAAAAGGGTATTGATGTCGGTTAGTTTCCTTAATCCACCACCAAGAAgtaaagtaatataaaataaattctgACATGATGGCGATCATACCGACATCACGTGGCagctaacaaataaaatacTCAATCTATTGTCAGTCCTAACCGAAATTACCCAAcatctaaataaataaaataattatcatgCATTCCTACACAGATGGTACATGAGATGCAAACTTCACAGatttaatttattcaaaaatTCAACTGGGGTCTTTGGTGTAGAATTTCTTGTTAAAATGTATTCTATTTCATATAAATAAGGAAGTACAAATAACACATATATAAGAGCTATTAGAGAACCGGTTACAAGATGAAGATAAAAAAACTAACAATTACATATAATACTAATCAGCTCCATGCTTGCATATAATACTAGCAGCTGCCATGATGCGTTCCTGTGCTTGCCTTTGTTAAAGACCACAGATTATGTAGCTCCATGCTGCCATATATAATACTGGCAGCTCCATGCTGTCATGCTTGCCATCAGATCAGTGCTCCAATACATTACTACTTTAACATTAGAGCTCTAATCTCTATAGATTAAACTCAGGTTTTATACCTTTCAAAAATTATGGATTTGAGATTTCCAGTGTCCTTGCTCTTTAGCATGAATTTTTATATGGATTTTCGAACTGTTGATCTTATTGAACAAGAACATAAAAGAGGAGCTCAATGGAGATGATAGCTTTAGTAGTCATGCATTAGACTGCTTAGCATTCACACATTAATAACTACGCGAAAGGTTGTAAAAACATCAAGAGTTCCACTTATTCTTCCTACCTTTCACCTCCAAATCATCCAATTAGAATAGATTTTGTTGTTATACCTTTAAATGATGGATCTAGAACGAAGACAACTCCATAGTGGTTTTTCCTTGAGAGGCGATTTGGGGCTGTACTAGTGGTTGCatcgtctttttttttttttttaaaatacaaaTCTCAGGTCCCTGCAAAAGAAACAACACAAGCATGAGGAGTTGAAGATGTTTTATCTTGTATGGCATATTTCAATCCGTGAACCTGAGTACATGAACAGGCAAGGCAGGGTGAGAAGTTTGCCTCTGAGTGCATCTGCACCAAGATTGGTGCTGCTACCCTTCTGGTGATGCAGTAAATTCATGGCTGTGAGGTCTTATGGGTTGATTATGGAAGATTAAGGTTTGGTTTGCAGAAACAAAGGTTAGGGTTTGAGAAAATGTGCAGAGAAGAGCTGCGGTTTTAGGGTGTTCTTGGAAGAAGGGAGAGATAAATGAGGGAGGTGAGCCTTTTGAAAGAGGGAGACTAGCATCCTCTTTTTGAAAGAGGGAGCCTTTTGTCATGCAAGAtaagtatttaaaaaaatagaaacaccAACCTGTCGGCTACAATCGACATGaagttttaaaatatttaaaaaatatttattagtGTCGGGTAGAAGCGACATGTGTTTCGTTTTTACCAACACTAACTTTATTTTGGTTGAAAGCGACaatgttttctttttatacGACACCaccatttaaaaatattaaaagctAGGTCAGTTATAAGCAACGTAGACAGTTTATGTCGCTTATACCTGACAACAATTCTGACACCATGTAAGGAGGGTGTCGGAAATGTCTTATCCGCCagtattttatataaaatcgaCACCAACCACCGACACAATAAGCCACTTTTGTAATAATATTAATATGCATCAACATATAATAATAGtttatttaaaaacatttagTTTTCAAGTAGGTCACTCACAGGTAAGTAGAGCGTCCTTCCTCGTTAAGCTCATTGCCTGGTTCCTTTTTAATATGTACTAAACTTGTGAATTTGACATATAGCTTAAAATGAGCTTTAATGGtcaatttatgaaatttaatccaTAGCTTCCATTTAGGCTTTGAATTTGCACAAACGGAGGGCAGCACGTGACTCAGAACATACAAAAACCTTAGGATAAGTCTCGGGTCCTGCACACGCCGCCACACATTGTTGTGCTTCGGCCACGCGCCATCATCGTTTCATCATTGTTGGCGAACATGTCTTTGCTGGTGCCACGCATCGGTCGTCAGAAAATATTATAAGGGTCAACAGAATATACCTTTAGCTGATTCTGTTAACTCTAATAGAATAGCAGTCTACGTCGTCAATTCTAACGGTGGCTGTCACCGTTCACTGCCATTTATTGCCATTCATCACCGTTTGTCGCCAGCAATAGCTATTAAATTCCAGAAATCGATTAAGACCTCCTTGAATTCAACATATTTCTTAACCAATATTCATTAATTTAAGGGGGTGTAGAaccgtgttcagagcatacaactaatcaagaataATGTGAAAGAATTACCATAAAAACGTACGGACAAAGAAACGGGTCTTACATAGAGGAGACTCGAAGATACCTATGCGAAAGTGCCCTGACGCCGAGATTGAATGCCTTAATTCTAACTCTTgaagggggcacaaaacaaaaggatgagtggaccaaagtttataatactAATACTAACAATAAGAAAACCATTTTctttctgaacatactaaccccctgttTTGGAAACACATATATAGTACTACATAGTAGGTTTTTttaaaactctagcatgccatgaaaATGTTCCTACAAACATGTACGTGTAAAACAATGCTCAATAATGGTGATATCACCGCCCGAAGGCAAATCCATAAATCTCATCAAAGATGTACtcactaggggtatcatagtcgcccgAAGGCAGTATTTGTCCATCActtgaaggtgaagctgtatgaCATTGGGTTACGCtagtgaagaaacatggtaggCCCCATCATCTGAAagtgaagctgtacgactctCGGTTACGCCAGTGAAGAAACATATAACATCACACACTAGCACTAGCCGTGACTAATGAAGCTGTCCGACACTAGTTTTGCCAAACCTTTAGGCAATGCAAACCCAATAACTAAAGACCAATCCTATAACCCTTGGCCCATTAACCCTAACTTGGTCCAACCCAACTCACCCAGAACACGAATCTAAACTGGATCCAACCCAGGCCCAACCCAGCAACCCAAGCCCAGATCAGACCCAGACCCGACCCAAGCCTGATACAAATTTCCATGGTTAGTGCGTGGGTCGCGTGTGGGTCCACGCGTGGGAGATGCCCTGGCCGACACTTGGAGCACATGCGCTTCCACTGGAGGTACTGTGCTTCGCCGCCCGTGAATTTTCCAACGACCTATCTCGGCATGTGGCAGTGTGTGGTCTCTCGTGCCGCCGTCCCATGGTGGCATGTGGGGGAACCCAAGGTCCCTCCTCCTCCTTAGGTTTTTTAACGTGCCAAATCCAAATTTGTTGTCCGTTTTCCTAAATTCCATTGTTTtggtagagttttattaaatgCTTTCTATTTGTGTTTAGGTGCATCGGTTGGAAGTGATCCAATCCTCTCTAGTTCAAGCAGCTTCCCTGTAGAGTAGCCCAGTTTCTTACAGCTTCACCTCCAGGTGATGGACATGTTATGCCTTCGGGTGAttatgatacccctagttgaCTATACCATTGATTTGAGTTATGAGATTATTGAGTTTTGCCTTCAAGCACTTCGATACCACTTCTAGAGATGATTTTATTGCTACGAACATTTTTGGCATGTTAGAGTTTTATCAAAACctatatgtagtattatatacGTTTTCAAAACAGATGGATAGTATGTTCAGAAAGTCAATGGTTTTCTTATTGGTAGTATTAATATAAAttatggtccactcaccttttgtttaaagaagcttAGGAACTTACCCAATGCTATTTTAGGAGAAGGAGAGGTCGAATCCACCTGGGATTCGATGAGTTTGGCTTTGAGTAGCTCGCTGGATTTTGGAAAACGGAAACACAGTGCATGCACAGGTAGGGTCTTCGATCTCAACTCGAAAGCACCTACAATTCATCCTCAAGTCCACACGAATTAAAACacagagaatgtcacctcaagTGGCTTCGAACTCAACGGTTTTACACCGAAGTTAGTCGCCGGTGCGGGGACGCATGCACAAAGGAATAATAGATGTTTGAACCCTCGCATTCACCACCAAAATCACATCACATACATGACTCAGGGATTCGAAGATAAGATAGAAAACCTTACCTGGGTTTGAGTTTAAGTGCTTGGGCTATCGGCTTCAATGGTAGAGCACTCTATGATGCCCCGTTGATGCATGCATGACCATATTCGAACTCCCAAGGTCTCAAGGATTCCAAATCTACAGTATTGGGGTTGAGTTTTGGTCGGAATCGTGAGTGGtgagggtttttcttggtgctAGAGAGAGTGAGTTGCAAAGAGGGAGAGAGTTTAGATAGAGAGCAACATGAAGTGAGGGATGAGAGGCCGAGAGTGGGTATAACCCCACTTCAAAATACTTAAAGTGAATTACAAATTTGTCTTTCCATAGTTGTAAATTTACAAATTGACCTTCATGttgatttaaattttgtttCCGATCTCATTCGAATGACATGAATATTTATGAAGACTAAGAAAGTATAAGAAATTGAAGTTCGAGTCAAGGCTTAAAAATTTCTCAAGACACCCATCCAAGGGTAATTTGGTCAATTCACATGGTttaagaataaaatacaatattttAAGGTACATGGTGTAACACATAACTGTTATGCCcaataccatattgtcacatgtTATATGCTAAAATAAACTAGTATTAGAGCATCTTCAAGCATTGATGATGATTCACTTGTCCCCTTGTCTATAGGGACCTAATGGCATACAACCGAAACTACTCTAGATGGATAGCAAGGGTAAAGGCTTAAAGCATGCCCTTTAACTCAAAAACCACCACTAGTGGGCCAAATTGAAGAGGGAAAGTGGTGCAACAAATGTTGAAGAAGATTCATGCACAATTTGTCGAGAAGATTCGAAGCACATCCCAGACCAAGCAATCTCTGTCGAGTAGGTACAAACATCCACATAAAGAGTTGAAATCTTGGCAAGAAGCCGTCACAAAGGCAGAAGCAATTTATGGAAGTGACAATAATCTAGCCAATAAGGTAACAACATTTTACTATTAATAAATTTCAAATATAATTAACATGTTCTTATTTGGACCTTTCGGTGATTAAAAGtaatcatttgattaattaaattattatgttGTTTCACAATTCTTTTTTCAACTACTACAAGCACAAATGTGGTTCAATCTTTAGCAACTACTAGGACCACGCTTTGGATGCCCTAGGTTATAGGCTACTgagaataataatattttaatattgtaCTATGTTGTAATGCTATGCTTTGCTCTTCATTTGAAATTGGAGTTAAATATGGagtttattttaaaagaaaaaacttacaaagttcacacttaaacacatttacaaggcataaaaaaataatttgtgaATAGTAATCACCCTTTGCCCTTGCTCAATGGGTGGAGTTGCACAAATGCAAATACTATTCAGAGTGAATTGCAAGAGCAATTCACATGCTCTAGCCCTTGCCTTGCTCTTGCCCTCTTAAAACGGGTGGAACTACTCTTAGGAAACTAAAAATTGATTCAATAGTTAAAACATGGTAGGATTTTCTTTGGTACAAGCCCTACTTCACGGAAATCGTCAGCCTTCTTGGCCACCTTATTATGTTCTATCCTTTTCCCCTCTACAACCATCGCCCTCTTCTCTTCTGCTGCCTTATGGATTTCAGCTAGTTTGTTTTGCATCTTTTCAACGTACAAAGCCTTCTTCTTTTCTAGTTTTTGCTGCCAAACATTAGACATATTTAGAAAGCAACGATAATCAGCATCCTTCGTAGTTAATATATATACTACTAAGATATAATGAAGCATATATAAAACCTCAAAACTCATAAGAAGACTAAATTATGGACTTAAAATTTCTCGAGTTCCAACTGATGTGGCATTAAATTTCATTTGTTATGTTATGTATGCAAGAATATGAGCATGAGATAGAGAAGTTTTAGGACCGCTTATAGGTATTCAATTTGATGGAAAGTCTTGTTGATGAAAGGAATGGTGATCGTTGACAAAGAAGGATTTTGTATAGCATTAAGATCAGTTTTATAGGACACGGAAACAAGGATTTGTTTCCTATATGGATTTTGATAGGGAATCCTAGTCTTGTTTGGTAAAgtctatatgtatatatatggtgACCTCTCTTCTCACAGAACACACGCTCGTACTGGACTAAAACCTATCTGTAAGTCGAGCCTTTGATAATCTGCAAGAGAAGAGAAGGATCACTGAGAGCTTGCTACTATGGCTTCGAGTTCTGGTGGTGCTGCAGGTATGCTTTTCTTCCTAGTTTTCTTATACACATAATTGATTAATTCTCTCGAGGTTGTAATTCATGCTTTGGTCTTGGTGTTTGTGAATTCTATGCTTACAATGTATTCATATCTGATGTGGCTTAGGGTTTATTAGCAGAGGATGCTTTTCAGATTGCGAAAACTCTACACCCTGCTAAGTTTCTACACGTCTCTAGAACATATAATGGAATAGCTCATAGATTGGCTCAGTTTGCTACTTCAATTGGCAATGTGATAGTTTGGTTCAAGGATCCCCTGACCTTATTTAGAATCTCATTGTCCAAGATATGATGTAACCTTCAGTTTCAAGTCAATAATATATAGtcttccttaaaaaaaaaaaaaaaatattctcatAAGTTAGCTCATTTGGTGACTAACAAGCTTTTAAATATGTGTTCAATCCAAAGTAGGGTTGGGCAGTTGGCACCCGATATTAGAGACTTTTGGTGCGGGCGCCCGCACAATGGGCTATGTCCGGTCAAGATTCATTTGGTGGGATCAAAAGAGAAGTGAGTGGGGTCATAATGCAACAGGTGTGCCTGAGTGCGTTTTTGTTCACTAATCTAAACTGTTAGTGAATACCACCACTATATTGATTATCGTTAATAAGtatgctttaatttatttacaatgtaaatttcaaaatttaaacttatctaATGACAATTAATATTATACTGAGCATCCCTACCATTTAAGagtaaaataattattatgGTTCTTAGATAGGATTTTTATGTGTGGGTCATAGGAATGTGATGGTCTGTCCAAGAAGACCCTATAATTTCGTCACCCAGTGGGCAAACCTACTATAACTACCGTTGCATCTCTAACACCGTACGGGTAACCACAGTATCGTGCAATCCTTATCAAGAGAAGTGATTTTTGCACACAATTTTCTCCTTCTATACATGTGTTTATTTCTATCCATTAAATTTACTTTATTAATCTAATAAGGATAAAACatcaatatatattttttgaacaaataatattatctacactaaggagaggaggagaagtgggcttagcctcacaataggctagtagTAATGTAGTTCAAACTCGTCTTTGGtgaaaatcaaacttaagacctctcacttataaatgaagagACAAAACATAAATATGAATGTGCATGATAAAGAAAATGGTATAGGAAATTTCTCTAATTCAAAATAGTCCTATCAATTACCTCATATTTCTTTTGACGTGCATCAATGGTTGCTTGCTTGCTTAGCTCCCAAGCCACAACATTAGAAAACTTTTTCTTTGCTCTGTTCAACAATTTGAATAATTAGTTAAGTTAAACAATGGATTTTAAAAGTTTAGCTGTTAATGAATGGATAATAATCTATATTAATTACGTTGTATAAATGTGCCATGTTTCTCCTATCAAATTAGCAAATGTGCTAAAAAgctgaaatggttttgaatgtTTTACTTGTTATCTACTTTTGTTTTCTCGCTTTCTTCCCATGCTTTGATTAAACCCAATGACTTGATTGACAAAACTGTTGTGCAAGCACAAGAAATGATATAAGTACGAAGTTGAGGGAATAAACTGTTCGTTAATTAAATAAT is drawn from Malus domestica chromosome 14, GDT2T_hap1 and contains these coding sequences:
- the LOC103454800 gene encoding remorin 1.4-like; its protein translation is MASPAPTTPEKEKAVPAKVEKDAGLIRKVLSIKSLGLIKAWEESEKTKVDNKAKKKFSNVVAWELSKQATIDARQKKYEQKLEKKKALYVEKMQNKLAEIHKAAEEKRAMVVEGKRIEHNKVAKKADDFREVGLVPKKILPCFNY